The following nucleotide sequence is from Bradyrhizobium roseum.
CGCCGTCGACGGCTATGCGGTTGCGAGTTCCGACTTGCCGCAGGAGGAGCGTGCATTCCTGATCGCAGGGCGGGTCCAGGCCGGCGGCGCTTCGCATGCGCCGGTCAGACCGGGGCAGGCGATACGCATCTTCACCGGCGCGCCGATGCCTGATGGCGCCGATACCGTGTTCATGCAGGAGGACGTCCGCGTCGACGGCGACAAGGTCGTGCTGCCCGCAGGCCTCAAGCCCGGCGCCAATGTCCGTCCGGCGGGCGAGGACATTCCGGCAGGCACCGTCGCGCTGAAGGCCGGGCAACGGTTGCGGCCGCAGGATGTCGCGCTGGCTGCGGCGTTCGGGCTGACGCAGCTCGATGTCGTCAGGCGGCTGCGCGTTGCCGTGTTCTCCACCGGCAATGAGCTGGCGTCGCCCGGCGAGGCGCGCGCCGCGGCGCAATTGTTCGATTCCAATCGCTTCATGCTGATGGCGATGCTGGCGCGGCTCGGCTGCGAGGTCAGCGACCTCGGCATTATCAGGGATGACCGCACAGCTCTCGCACGCGCGCTGCAGGACGTGGCCGGCAGCCACGATCTGATCCTGACCACCGGCGGCGTGTCGACCGGCGAGGAGGATCACGTCAAGGCAAGCGTCGAAAGTGTCGGTCGGCTGGTGCTGTGGCGGATGGCGATCAAGCCGGGACGCCCGGTCGCGATGGGCATTATCGGCGGCACGCCGTTCATCGGTCTGCCCGGCAATCCCGTGGCGAGTTTTGTTACTTTCGTCCACGTGGTGCGGCCGACCATTCTGGCGCTGTCGGGCGCGCGGCCGGAGCCGTTGCTGCCGCTGCCGGTGCGCGCCGCCTTCAGCTACAAGAAGAAGATCGCGCGCCGAGAATATGTCCGCGTGACCCTGCGCAAGGCTACGGACGGGGCGCTGGAAGCGGTGAAATTTCCGCGCGAGGGTGCGGGGCTGTTGTCTTCGCTGGCCGACACCGACGGGCTGGTCGAACTCGGCGAGGAGGTCACGCATGTCACGCCCGGCGATATGATCGGCTTCCTGTCCTATGCCGGCCTCATCAATTGATGTCCGTTGACGGTGCGGGTTCGCTTCGCCATGTTCGGAACATGACCACGACCAAACTCGATCTTGCCGGGCTGAAATGCCCGCTGCCGGCATTGAAAACCCGCAAGGCGCTGAAGAAATTACCGCCGGGCGACCAGCTGGAAGTGCTCTGCACCGACCCGCTCGCGGTGATTGACATCCCGAACCTCATTCGCGAGACCGGCGACAAGGTCGAAATCACCGAACGCAGCCAGGACCGCATCGTGTTTTTGATCGAAAAAGCCGATGGTTCGGTGGCTGCCTGACCGATCCGGGCGGGGTACGGCCATTGATGGGTGGCAAACCTCGCCAAAATGGCGATTGATAGGTCTTCGCAATCGCAGCATGGGATCGCTTTATTGATCTGGCGATCATTTCGCGGTCTCATCGGGCTGTCGGGCAAGGCCGTCGCGAGCAAAGATTTGCCGCGGATGGGCGCGCGCGCCCACATCCAGCCGCGGCTCAAATGCTGATCAGGACGCTATAATTCTGTTGGCATCTGGTATGCCAGAGATTAGAGTCGATCCAGTTCAAGTCCGTAGAACGAGACGCCAACCATGACTGTCCATGACGTACAAACGGTCCGTTCGTTCGAGCATCCGGGTGCGGGCCGGAAGCGGGCCAAGGCAACGCCGAAGGGCCGTCAGATTGATCCGACCGCCGCCCATGAGATCGAGCTTTTGCTCGGCGACCGACCGCGGCGGCGCGATCTGCTGATCGAGCACCTGCATTTGATCCAGGACACGTACCGCCAGATCTCGGCGGCGCATCTCGCCGCGCTGGCCGACGAGATGAAGCTGTCGTTCGCGGAAGTGTTCGAGACCGCGACCTTCTACGCGCATTTCGACGTGGTGAAGGAGGGCGAGCCCGACATCGCACCGCTGACCATCCGCGTCTGCGATTCGCTGACCTGCGCGATGATGGGCGCGGAAAAGCTGCTGCATGAGTTGCAGGAAAAGGCCGGCCCCGGCATTCGCGTGGTGCGCGCGCCCTGCGTCGGCCGCTGCGACACGGCGCCGGCCGCCGAGGTCGGCCATCACTTCGTCGATCATGCCACGGTGACGAATGTGCTCGCTGCCGCCAAGGCCGGCGATACCCACGCGCATCTGCCCCACTATATCGACTACGAGGCCTATGTTGCCGATGGCGGCTACCAGCTGCTCAATCGCCTGCGCTCCGGCGCGATGACGAAAGACGATTTGCTGAAGTCGCTCGACGATGCCTCGCTGCGCGGGCTTGGCGGCGCGGGTTTTCCGACCGGGCGCAAATGGCGTGCGGTGCTCGGCGAGCCCGGTCCGCGCCTGATGGCGATCAATGGCGACGAGGGTGAACCCGGCACCTTCAAGGACCGCTTCTATCTCGAGACCGATCCGCATCGTTTCATCGAGGGCATGCTGATCGGCGCGCATGTGGTCGAGGCGAGCGAGGTCTACATCTATCTCCGTGACGAATACCCGGCCTCGCGCGAAATCCTTGAACGCGAAATCGCAAAACTGCCGTCCGGCGGTCCCGTGCTGCACATGCGCCGCGGCGCCGGCGCCTATATCTGCGGCGAGGAATCCTCGCTGCTGGAGTCGATCGAGGGCAAGCGCGGCCTGCCGCGGCACAAGCCGCCGTATCCGTTTCAGGTCGGCCTGTTCGGCCTGCCGACGCTGATCAACAATATCGAGACGCTATGGTGGGTGCGCGACATCGTCGAGAAGGGCGCGGACTGGTGGAAGGGCCACGGCCGCAACGACCGGCACGGCCTGCGCAGCTATTCGGTATCGGGCCGCGTGAAAAATCCCGGCATGAAGCTGGCGCCGGCCGGTGTCACCGTGCGCGAATTGATCGACGAGTTCTGCGGCGGGATGGCGGATGGACACGTCTTCAACGCCTATCTTCCGGGTGGCGCTTCGGGCGGTATCCTGCCGGCCTCGATGGATAATATCCCGCTCGATTTCGGCACGCTGGAAAAATACGGCTGCTTCATCGGCTCGGCCGCCGTCGTCATCCTGTCCGATCAGGACAGTGTGAGGGGCGCGGCGCTGAACCTGATGAAATTCTTCGAGGATGAAAGCTGCGGCCAGTGCACGCCGTGCCGGGTCGGCACGCAGAAGGCGGCGGTGCTGATGGAGCGCCCGGTCTGGGACCGCGAACTGCTCGACCAGTTGAGCCAGGCGATGCGCGACGCCTCGATCTGCGGATTGGGCCAAGCCGCCTCGAATCCGCTGACGTCGGTGATTAGATATTTTCCGGAAGAATTCGTGCCGAAAGAGGCCGCGGAATGACGAAAATCAAGTTCGAACTCGACGGCCAGCAGGTCGAGGCCAATGCCGGCGAGACCATCTGGCAGGTCGCAAAACGTCACAGTAAGGAAATTCCGCATCTGTGCTATTCGCCGGAGCCGGACTACCGGCCTGACGGCAATTGCCGCGCCTGCATGGTCGAGATCGAGGGCGAGCGCGTGCTGGCGGCGTCCTGCAAGCGCACGCCGAGTGTCGGCATGAAAGTGAAGTCCGAGAGCGCGCGCGCGGTCGCGGCGCAGAAGATGGTGATGGAGCTTCTGGTCGCCGACCAGCCGGCGCGCGAAACCTCGCACGATCCGGATTCGAAGTTCTGGCACTGGGCCGAGAAGGTCGAGGTGACCGAAAGCCGTTTCCCGGCCGCCGAGCGCTGGCAGGGCGATAGCAGCCATCCCGCCATGAGCGTCAACCTCGACGCCTGCATCCAGTGCGGCCTGTGCGTGCGCGCGTGCCGCGAGGTGCAGGTCAACGACGTCATCGGCATGGCCTACCGCAGCCACGAAGCCAAGATCGTGTTCGACTTCGACGACCCGATGGGCGAGTCCACCTGCGTTGCCTGCGGCGAGTGCGTGCAGGCCTGTCCGACCGGCGCGCTGATGCCCTCGGTGATGCTGGACGAGAACCAGACCCGCGTGACTTATGCCGACCGGAAGGTGGACTCGCTGTGCCCGTTCTGCGGCGTCGGCTGCCAGGTCACCTATCAGGTCAAGGACGAGAAGGTCATCTATGCCGAGGGCCGCGACGGCCCGGCGAACCATAACCGCCTCTGCGTCAAGGGCCGCTTCGGTTTCGACTACATCCATCACCCGCATCGTCTCACAAAGCCGCTGGTGAGGTTGCCGAATGCGAAGAAGGACGCCAACGACCAGGTCGATCCGGCGAACCCGTTCACGCA
It contains:
- a CDS encoding molybdopterin molybdotransferase MoeA, with amino-acid sequence MAQLSDDCFAFGGPMMSVDEAVGLIAARVTPVVDVETVTLSRADGRVLAHDILAPLPLPPFTNSAVDGYAVASSDLPQEERAFLIAGRVQAGGASHAPVRPGQAIRIFTGAPMPDGADTVFMQEDVRVDGDKVVLPAGLKPGANVRPAGEDIPAGTVALKAGQRLRPQDVALAAAFGLTQLDVVRRLRVAVFSTGNELASPGEARAAAQLFDSNRFMLMAMLARLGCEVSDLGIIRDDRTALARALQDVAGSHDLILTTGGVSTGEEDHVKASVESVGRLVLWRMAIKPGRPVAMGIIGGTPFIGLPGNPVASFVTFVHVVRPTILALSGARPEPLLPLPVRAAFSYKKKIARREYVRVTLRKATDGALEAVKFPREGAGLLSSLADTDGLVELGEEVTHVTPGDMIGFLSYAGLIN
- a CDS encoding sulfurtransferase TusA family protein, which produces MTTTKLDLAGLKCPLPALKTRKALKKLPPGDQLEVLCTDPLAVIDIPNLIRETGDKVEITERSQDRIVFLIEKADGSVAA
- a CDS encoding NADH-ubiquinone oxidoreductase-F iron-sulfur binding region domain-containing protein, with protein sequence MTVHDVQTVRSFEHPGAGRKRAKATPKGRQIDPTAAHEIELLLGDRPRRRDLLIEHLHLIQDTYRQISAAHLAALADEMKLSFAEVFETATFYAHFDVVKEGEPDIAPLTIRVCDSLTCAMMGAEKLLHELQEKAGPGIRVVRAPCVGRCDTAPAAEVGHHFVDHATVTNVLAAAKAGDTHAHLPHYIDYEAYVADGGYQLLNRLRSGAMTKDDLLKSLDDASLRGLGGAGFPTGRKWRAVLGEPGPRLMAINGDEGEPGTFKDRFYLETDPHRFIEGMLIGAHVVEASEVYIYLRDEYPASREILEREIAKLPSGGPVLHMRRGAGAYICGEESSLLESIEGKRGLPRHKPPYPFQVGLFGLPTLINNIETLWWVRDIVEKGADWWKGHGRNDRHGLRSYSVSGRVKNPGMKLAPAGVTVRELIDEFCGGMADGHVFNAYLPGGASGGILPASMDNIPLDFGTLEKYGCFIGSAAVVILSDQDSVRGAALNLMKFFEDESCGQCTPCRVGTQKAAVLMERPVWDRELLDQLSQAMRDASICGLGQAASNPLTSVIRYFPEEFVPKEAAE